A single genomic interval of Spirosoma taeanense harbors:
- the pfkA gene encoding 6-phosphofructokinase has translation MKRIAVFTSGGDAPGMNACIRAVVRGAVYHGIEVFGIRRGYSGMINGDIFQMSSHSVSNIVQRGGTILKSARSKEFMTPEGRAKAHEQLLKFGIEGLVAIGGNGTFTGATLFYDEYGIPTVGAPGTIDNDLYGTDHTIGFDTAVNTALEAIDKIRDTADSHDRIFFIEVMGRDSGYIAIQSGIAGGAELVMVPEVLTPISEVIETLKSGWSRQKSSSIIVIAEGEEEGNATEISEKIRAQVHSEVDMRVTTLGHIQRGGIPTAYDRILASRLGLGALEGLMNGEKNVMAGIVNNELVYTPFRDTIRLPKPISEDLLRMVKILSV, from the coding sequence ATGAAACGAATTGCTGTTTTTACCTCGGGTGGCGATGCACCGGGTATGAACGCCTGTATACGGGCGGTGGTCCGGGGGGCGGTCTATCACGGCATCGAAGTATTCGGCATCCGCCGGGGGTACAGCGGAATGATAAACGGCGACATTTTTCAGATGTCTTCTCACTCGGTGAGCAATATTGTTCAGCGCGGTGGGACCATCCTGAAATCGGCTCGCAGCAAAGAGTTCATGACGCCCGAAGGTCGCGCTAAAGCCCACGAACAACTCCTGAAATTCGGTATCGAAGGTCTGGTAGCCATCGGGGGTAATGGTACGTTTACGGGCGCAACACTGTTCTACGACGAATACGGCATTCCGACGGTTGGCGCGCCCGGTACAATTGACAACGACCTGTATGGTACCGATCACACAATCGGCTTCGACACGGCCGTAAACACCGCCCTTGAAGCCATCGACAAAATTCGCGACACCGCCGACTCACACGACCGCATTTTCTTCATTGAAGTAATGGGCCGCGACTCGGGCTATATCGCTATTCAGTCGGGTATTGCGGGCGGGGCCGAACTGGTGATGGTGCCAGAGGTGCTGACTCCCATCTCAGAAGTGATCGAAACCCTGAAATCAGGTTGGAGCCGGCAAAAATCATCGTCGATCATTGTTATTGCCGAAGGTGAAGAAGAAGGTAACGCTACAGAGATCTCAGAAAAGATTCGCGCTCAGGTGCATTCGGAGGTCGACATGCGCGTGACGACGCTGGGTCATATTCAGCGGGGCGGCATTCCAACCGCCTACGACCGGATTCTGGCCAGCCGCTTAGGTCTTGGTGCGCTCGAAGGTCTGATGAATGGCGAGAAAAACGTTATGGCGGGTATCGTGAACAATGAGCTTGTCTATACGCCATTCCGCGATACCATCCGGCTGCCCAAACCCATCAGTGAGGACCTGCTCCGGATGGTAAAAATTCTTTCGGTCTAG